CGCAGGCCATCCATTGACAATGAGCACGTGGCCCCACGCGAACCTGCTCATTTGCCGGCGATAAAACCCGCCGAAGCAGCCGTCGCAACAACCCCGCTCGAACAAAGCCGTCAAGCCATCGAGCGCGCGCTACCCATCGCCCGCAGGCGGCTCGATGGCGCGTTGAGCGCCGTGTCTGACCCCGTGTTCGAGAAGGACCTGAAATTCGTCTGCAACACCTTCTTCGGCTCGGACTCCGAGGCGGCCGTCGCGGCCTTCACACGCAAGCAACGCACCATGAAAGTAGACTTGGACACGTTGAATCTTTCGAACATCAACTTTCTTGAGAACGAAGGCGCACAGTGGCAGGCCCAGCTCCTGCCAACCTCCTACAGCCGTTACAAGGCCGGCAACCTGCAGGAAAAATACATTGAAGTGAATGTCGAGGGCGCTACGGACTATTACCATTTCATGGGAAATAGCGACGAGGCCATGGCCAACACCCTGATCCACGAACAGGCCCATGGTTTCCCAGGGGATGAAGACTATGTGTATTCCGGGGCGATCAAGGGCGGACGCGAGGACATTGCAGATTTGCTCAACCTGGGCAAAACCACCGACCCCACACACTTTCGCCACTTGGGTGATGAAGTACAGGAAGCGACCCTGAGCCTGTTCGCCAAGACACCCCAGGCGCACAACGCCGACTCCACCCTGTTCGGCATTGCGCTGCTGGACCAGGCAAAAAACAATCGCACGCTATACGAGGAAAACGTCGCAGCCATTCAACAGGCGCTGGCCACTGCCAAGGCCAATGGCGGTGTGATTACCGAGCATTTACCGGTCAGGATCATTCGTAAGCGCGCCACCCCCGGCAGTCCTTTGCCGCGGTTTGTGCTGCTGCGCCACGATCAGACAGGCGAAATCGTCCAGGTGCTTGAGCGGCGCTCCCGTCCCCCCGTACGCGGGCGCCAGGCACCACGCCCGGTTTGCGACATCGTGCAGGATGTTTTTAAGTGGCGCTGAAGATCACGATAACGGCAGCGGCGAAATCTTGATTGAAGGTGAATCGAGAGAAGTGGGGGGGACTCTGCCGGTTGCCGGCTCCAGGAGTTTGGCCTTGGCTAGCTGCTGGATCAGTGCTTCGCTGGGTTTTGGCGCAGGGATATTGGCCAGGCGTGCTTCCAGCCATTGCAGCTTGCCGTCCCAGGCGGGGAGTTTGGCGGGGGGGAGGGGGAGGATTTCGTTGATTTCGGGGACTTTTGGGTCGGCGTAGGAGTAGTCCGCTAGCAGACTCCAGATTGTTTTATAGCGATCAGCGCGTTCGAGGTCTTGCTGTTGGTTGAGGTAATAAAGTTCATCGGGAGAGTGTCAGATTTTTTGTGTGCGGGCCGGTTACGGCCTGCCGTCAGGCAGGCCCTAGCTTTACCAGGTCGGCCTGATAAATCGATCTCCGTACAGAATCGAAAATTGATTCATCGCGCTCTTCCAATCATGAGCTGCGCTGCCCCAGTTCGCGGTGATATTTCGCAATGCCAGCCAGATTAGTTTTGTCGCGGCCTCATCCGTTGGGAAGTGGCCTCGCGTCTTGATGATCTTGCGCAACTGGGCATTGATACTCTCGATGGCGTTGGTTGTGTAGATCACTTTGCGTATCGCCGGGGGAAACACAAAGAACGGTATAACTCGATCCCAAGCACGTTTCCAAGCCGATACGACCGTCGGATATTGCTTACCCCAAGGCCCGGCTTCGAAAGCCAGTAGCGCTTGTTCTGCAGCGTCAACATTGAGTGCTTGATAGATCGGCTTCAGTGCCTTGGCCAGCTCACGGCGCTTATCCCACGGGGCGTAATCGAGGCTGTTACGGATCAAGTGGACGATACAGGTCTGCAATGTCGTCTCAGGAAATACAGCACTCAGCGCTTCGGGCATGCCTTTGAGACCATCAGTCACCGCGATCAAGACGTCTTCGACACCTCGGGTTTTCAGGTCGTTAAAGACCTTCATCCAAAACTTGGCGCCTTCGGTTGTTTCAATCCAAATTCCCAGGATATCTCGCGTTCCGTCCGGCAATACTCCCAGTGCCAAGTAAATCGCTTTGTTGCGAACCAGGCCTTCGTCGCGAATTTTGACTCGCAATGCATCGAAGAAAATTACCGGGTACATCGGTTCAAGCGGTCGCTGTTGCCAGGCGGTAACCTCCTCCAAAACTGCGTCAGTGACAGAACTGATGAAGTCGTGGGAGACGTCTGTTCCGTACTGTTCCGAGAGAAACGCCCGGATTTCGCGAACCGTCATACCTCGGGCATACATCGCGATGATCTTGTCATCAAAGCCTGTAAAACGGCGCTCATGCTTAGGGATCAAGATCGGGGCAAAGCTTCCATCGCGATCTCTGGGAATGTCGAGACGCAACGGGCCGTCATCGGTCAGCACCGTTTTGCCACTTTTGCCGTTGCGTTGGTTGCTCGATTCCTCAGGGCGCTCCGCGCCCTGAGGGTAGCCAAGGTGGTGGCCCAACTCGGCACCAAGGGCTCGCTCGATAAGTGCCTTTTTAAACGCCATCGAGGCATCCTGAATGGCTTCGGCACTCATCGGGCCGCTGACGAACTGGTCGATCAGCTCTTTTGGAATAGATGGAAGGTCTCGCAGGGCCTCACGGGCCGGTTTCTTTTTGGTCGGCATACATGCACCTCTATCAACATGTTATGCCCGAACACAAAATTTATGACAGTCCCCTTTTTTGTTCTTTGGTTGCGTGAATAAAGTACTGCTCAGCAAATGTCGTTCTTCAACCACCAAACAAAAAAAGCCCCATGACCAAACAGGCCACGGGGCTAAAAATTGGCTGGATGCGACCAACCAAAGGAGCTCTTTACATCACTTCGCCGTTGCTACAACGGTGTCCGGCTTCCAGCCACCCCCCAGCGCCTTGTAGATCGCCACAATCCCGCGATACAGGTCGACTTCGGCCTGGGCCTGGGAGTCTTCGGCGGCCAGGCGTTCGCGTTGGGCGTCGAGGAGGACGAGGAAGTCCACGGTGCCTTCGCGGTAGCGGATGGCGGCAAGGTCGGCGGCGGCGCGGCTGGATTCGCTTTGGCGGATCAGCGAGATCAGGCGTTGCTGGCGCTTGCCGTAGTCACTGAAGGCGTTCTCGGATTCTTCCAACGCCAGCAACACTTGCTGCTCGTAGGTCGCCAGGGCGCCATCGGCTTCGGCGTCGGCGCCACGCAGGCGGGCGCGCACGCTGCCCAGGTCGAACGCGGCCCAGGTGATGCTCGGGCCAAGGGCCCAGGCATTTGCGGCAGACGAACCGATCTGCGAACCGCGCCCGGCGGTAAAGCCGAGGAAGCCGCTGAGGCTGACCCGTGGGAACAGGTCGGCCTTGGCCACGCCAATACGCGCGGTGGCGGCGGCCAGCTTGCGTTCGGCGCTGAGGATGTCCGGGCGCCGTTGCAGCAGTTGGCCTGGGTCACCGATGGGCAAGGCCTTTGCAATCGCCGGCAAGTCTTTCGGGCTCAGGTCCACGGTGAGTTTATCCGGACGCTGGCCGAGGAGGGTGGCGATGCGGTTACGCTCGCGCACTTGTTCGGCCTGCAGTTGCGGCACGCTGGCTTCCACCGCTGCCAGGCGTGCATCGGCACGCTCGACGTCGAGTTGGTCGCCCACACCGGCGTCGCGCAGGCTGACGGTGATGGTGCGTGATTCCTGCTGGTTCTTCAGGTTGTCCAGGGCGATCTTTTCGCGCAGTTGGGCGCCGCGCAGTTGACCGTAGGCGTCCACCAGTTCGGCAATCATGCTCACTTGCAATTGGTACAGGTCGGCTTCGGCGGCCTGCTGGTCGGCGTCGCTGGCTTCCAGGTTACGCTGGATGCGGCCGAACAGGTCCAGTTCCCAGGCCATGTCCAGGCCCAGGTCGTAACGCTCGGTCTTCACGCGGCTTGTGGTCTGGCCGGGGATCTGGCCTTTGCCCTGGTCGCTGCTGACGCGGCTGGTGATGGTCGGCATGGCGTCATTGCTGGCGTCATCGCGGATCGCCCGTGCCGCCCGCAGGCGTGCAAAGGCGACGCGCAGATCACGGTTGCCTTGCAGTGACTGGGTTACCAACTGGTTAAGGGTCGGGTCTTCGAACTGCTGCCACCAGATGCCTTCGAACTTGGCGTGGTCATACTGTTTGGCGTCCGCGGCGGCGGTGATGTTCGCCGCCTCCGGGGTCTGGGTCTTGTAGTCCGGGCCTACGGCACAGGCGCTCAGCGCCAGTACCAGCAAGCTCGGCAGGAATACTTTCACACTCATTGCTGTGTCTCCAGCTTCAAGGCCTTGGCCGCTTTGCGCGCTTCGCTGCGTTCCACATAACGACGGATCAGTACGTAGAACACCGGCGTCAGCAACAGACCGAAGAAGGTCACACCGATCATCCCCGAGAACACCGCCACACCCATGGCGTGACGCATTTCGGCACCCGCACCGCTGGACAACACCAGTGGCACCACACCCATGATGAACGCGAACGAGGTCATCAGGATCGGCCGCAGACGCAGGCGGCAGGCTTCCAGTACGGCAGCGAGGGGGTCGAGGCCTTCCTCTTGTTTATCCTTGGCAAACTCGACGATCAGAATCGCGTTCTTACACGCCAGGCCCACCAGTACGATCAGGCCGATCTGGGTGAAGATGTTGTTGTCGCCACCCGAGATAATCACCCCGGTAATCGCCGACAGCAGCGTCATCGGTACGATCAGGATCACCGCCAGCGGCAGGCTCCAGCTTTCGTATTGGGCGGCCAGTACCAGGAACGCCAGCAGCACGCAGAGCGGGAACACAAACAGCGCGGTGTTGCCCGAGAGGATTTGCTGATACGTCAGGTCGGTCCACTCGTAGGTCATGCCGTTGGGCAGTTCATCCTTCAACAGTTTTTCAATCGCCACCTGGGCCTGGCCAGAGCTGTAGCCCGGTGCGGCGTTGCCGTTGATTTCTGCGGTGATGAAGCCGTTGTAGTGCATCACACGGTCAGGCCCTGAGGTGTCGCTGACCTTGATAAAGGTCGCCAGGGGGATCATCTCGCCCTTGTTGTTGCGCACTTTCAGCTGGCCGATCTGGTCGGAGTCCTGGCGGAACTGCTGCTCGGCTTGCACGTTGACCTGGTAAGTACGGCCAAAACGGTTGAAGTCGTTGGCATACAGCGAACCCAGGTAGACCTGCAGGGTGTCGAAGATGTCACTGATCGCCACGCCGTGGGTCTTGGCCTTTTCGCGGTCGATGGCGGCATCGACTTGCGGCACGTTGACGGTATAGCTGGTGAACAGGCCAAACAGTTCCGGCACGCCGTGGCTCTTGGTGATGACGTTCTGCACTTCTTTGTACAGCTCGTCGTAACCCAGGTTGCCACGGTCTTCGATCTGCAGGCGGAAGCCGCCAATGGTGCCCAGGCCCTGTACCGGCGGCGGTGGGAAAATCGCCATGTAGGCTTCTTCGATGTTGGCGTACTGGCCATTCAGTGCGCCGGCAATCGCTCCGGCGGACATGCTTGGGTCTTTGCGCTCATCAAAGGGCTTCAAGGTCACGAACACGATGCCGCTGTTCGGGCTGTTGGTGAAGCCGTTGATCGACAGGCCAGGGAAAGCAATCGCAGCTTCCACGCCGGGCTGTTTCAGGGCGATCTCCGACATGCGCTTCATCACGTTTTCGGTGCGGTCCAGGCTCGCAGCGTCAGGCAGTTGGGCGAAGGCCACCAGGTATTGCTTGTCCTGGGCCGGTACGAAACCGGTCGGCGTGTGGGCAAACCCGAAGAAGGTCAGCACCATCAGGCCGGCGTACACGAACAGGGCGATACCACTGCCGCGAATCACCCGGCGTACGGTGCCCACGTAGCCATGACTGGCCTTGTCGAAAAAGCGGTTGAAGGGACGGAACAGCCAGCCGCCGAAGAGTTTGTCGAGGAACTTCGAGAAACGATCTTTCGGCGCGTCATGACCGCGCAGCAACACAGCGGCGAGGGCAGGGGACAGGGTCAGCGAGTTGAACGCCGAGATCACCGTCGAGATTGCAATGGTCAAGGCGAACTGTTTGTAGAACTGCCCGGTCAAGCCACTGATGAAGGCGGCGGGAATGAACACGGCACACAGCACCAGCGCCGTGGCGATGATCGGACCGGTCACTTCACTCATGGCCTTTTCAGTGGCAGGGAACGGCGCCAGGCCCAGCTCGATATTACGCTCGACGTTCTCTACCACCACGATGGCGTCGTCCACCACGATACCGATGGCCAGTACCAAGCCGAATAATGACAGGGCATTGAGCGAGAACCCGAACAGGTGCATCACCGCAAACGTACCGATCAACGATACCGGCACCGCCACCAACGGAATGATCGAGGCGCGCCAGGTCTGCAGGAACAGGATGACCACCAGCACTACCAGGATCAGTGCTTCGAACAGGGTATGCACAACCGCTTCGATGGAACCGCGGACAAAGATCGTCGGGTCATAGGCGATGCGGTAATCCATGCCCGCCGGGAAGCTCTTTTTCAGCTCGGCCATCTTGGCGCGCACATCGTTGGAGATGTCGATGGCATTGGAGCCGGGACGCTGGAAGATCGGAATGGCCACGGCGGGCTGGTTATCGATCAGCGAGCGCAGTGCGTACTGGCTGGACCCCAACTCGACGCGGGCGATGTCCTTGAGGCGCGTGATTTCACCGTTGGCGCCGGCGCGAATCACAATGTTCTCGAACTCTTCCTCGGTGACCAGGCGGCCCTGGGTATTGACCGACAACTGGAAGCTGGTGTCACTCGGCGCAGGTTGTGCGCCCAGGGCACCGGCCGCGACCTGGCGGTTTTGCTCGCGGATTGCGGTCACCACGTCGGTGGCGGTCAGGTTGCGCGAGGCGGTCTTGTTCGGGTCCAGCCAGACGCGCAGGGAGTAGTCACCCATGCCGAACAACTGCACGTCACCCACGCCACCCAAGCGGGCCAGCTCATCCTTGATATTGAGGATGGCGTAGTTGGACAGGTACAGCATGTCGTAACGCTGATCCGGTGAGGTCAAGTGCACCACCATGGTCAGGTCGGGGGAGGCCTTGTCCACGGTGATACCGATGCGGGTCACTTCCTCAGGCAGTTTGGGCTGAGTCCGCGTCACACGGTTTTGTACCTGCACCTGCGCGTTGTCCAGGTCGGTGCCCAGGGCGAAGGTGATGGTCAGGGTCAGCTTGCCGTCGGCGGTGGATTGCGAGGACATGTACAGCATGTTCTCGACGCCGGTGATCGCCTGTTCCAGCGGAGCGGCCACAGTTTCGCCGATGACCTTGGGGTTGGCACCAGGGAAGTTGGCACGCACGACGACCGTCGGCGGTACCACTTCCGGGTATTCGCTGATCGGCAATTGGAACAGCGAGATCGCGCCGGCGATCAGGATCAACAGCGAAAGCACCGCTGCGAAGATCGGCCGCGAAATGAAGAACTTGGAAAAATTCATCTTGAGTCGTATCCCTTAACCGCGTGGAGACGCAACGGCTGCGAGCTTGGGCGCGGTTTTTTCCGGCGCCACTTGCTCCAGGTTGCTGGCTTCAAGCGCTTGTCGTTGTTGGGCCAAGGCGGCGAGGGTTTCCTGGCTGGCCATCGGAATGGTTTCCGGCGCGACCGGCGAGCCGGGACGCACGCGCTGCAGGCCCTTGACGATAATCGTGTCGTCCTTGTTCAGGCCGCTGCGCACAATGCGCAAACCTTCGATCTTCGGCCCCAGTTCCACGGCGCGGTAGGCTGGCTTGTCGCCGTCCATCACCAGCACGAACTTCTTGCCCAGGTCGGTGCCCACGGCTTCATCGTTGATCAGCACGGCGGAGTAGGTGCCGCTGCCCACCAGCTTCAGGCGTGCGTAGAGGCCAGGGGTGTATTCGCCCTTGCTGTTATCGAACACGGCGCGCCCACGGATGGTGCCGGTGGCCGGGTTGACCTGGTTGTCGACGAAGTTCATCTGGCCCAGGTGCGGGTTGCCGGTTTCATTCGACAGGCCCAGGTACACCGGGGTGGTGGCGCCACGGCGGCCTTGGCGGGCCAGTTCGGTGTACTTGAGGTACACGCGCTCATCGGCGTCGAAGTAGGCGTAGACCTTGTCGGTGGACACCACGCTGGTCAGCGCGGTGGTATCGGCCGTCACCAGGTTGCCGGCGGTGATTTCAGCCCGGCTGACGCGGCCGCTGATCGGCGAGCTCACGCGGGTAAAGCTCAGGTTCAACTTGGCCAGGTCCAACTGCGCCTGGATCCCGGCGACAGCAGCGCGGGCTTCCTGGGCGGCGGTGGTGCGCGAGTCGGCCAGTTCGGCGGAGATCGCATTGCTCTGGCGCAGGCGTTCGCCGCGTTGGGCTTCGTTGTCGCTGCGGGTGGCGGCGGCTTTGGTTTGTGCAAGCTGGGCTTCAAGGCGGCGCACTTCAGCCTGGAACGGACGCGGGTCGATCTGGAACAGCAGGTCGCCTTTCTTGACCAAAGCGCCTTCGGTGAAAGCGACTTGGTCAATCTGGCCCGACACGCGTGGACGGATCTGTACGGTTTCCGGTGCTTCCAGGCGGCCGGTGAATTCGTCCCACTCGTTGACCGGTTGTTCCAGCACCTTGGCCACACTGACTTTGGCTGCAGGCATGGCGGCCGCTTGGTCCGGGGCCTTGCCGCATGCGCTCATCACCACCACGGCCAGAATCGCCAGGGGGAAGCGCAAATGTTTGAGTGACTGTTCCATGAGGTGCATCCGCCAATGTATTTGAGATGGGCGGATCATGCGCGGCGATGTGCTATGTCACGAATCGAATGAAGCAAAGGTAACTATCATTCGGAATGATATAAGCGCGAGATTAGCCCTCTAGCATGGGGGTTTCGTTAGGGTGCTATCAATGGCCGTGATAACAAAGCACTGTTGCGCGGCGTGCAAGCAATGTCGATTTAGGCACCTGTATGGTTACTATTGCGCATGCAGATATTTCGACCCGGAAGTCATTCATGACCATGCTCCAAACGTCGCTCCGTAAAAATGTCAGGGTTCAGAGCAACACCTTTTCCCTTGCGCTCAGCCAGACCCTGACGGTCTTGTCCGAGCGAATCAGCCAGGCTCAAGCCAGCATTAGCGCGATCAACCGCCTGAGTTTACGCAGCGCCGAAAGGGAGCGCATCAATGCCCTGGCTCCGACCCTGACGCGCGTGCAGAAGTGCCAACAGCAGTTCGATCAGCAGAAAAGTGAAGGGTACGGGTTCGGTTGGCTGCTCAGCCCGTTGGATACGCATCAGGCGTCCGTTGAACTCAAAGCAGCGCGGCTCCAGCATGAGCAAGCAATCCTGGCTTTCGATGAGCCGGCCATCACGGCACAACGCGACAGCGACATCGACGAGCACAACCGCTACGTCGCTGGCCAGCACGAGGAACAGTTCAAACTCAAGGCGCTATTGGAGAAGCTTCTCAAATCCCAGCGCCAGTTGAAGGACTTCGAGTTGGCCGCGACAGACGCTTTGGCCGCTGCGAAAGGCAACGGATGGCTGGCGCCTGATTTCGCCGTAACCTTGGCCCGGGTGATTGACCTTGTGCGCGAGGTGAAAATGCCACAAGCCCACGACTGCCTGGGGCAACTGGTCTTTCAGAAAACACCGGATGTGGCAGCCTATGCCAAGCTGCGCAAGCGGGCCGAAGGCATTCGCGAATGCGCCAATCGGGATCACTTCGGCATTGCGGTGACGGGCGGCTTCCCCAATATTGTCGCGGCCAGCGCCAGGCTGGCGGCGGCAAACATGCAACGCGACTCAGCCAGTCAGCTGTTGCAATGTCGTCAAACTGCCGACCAGTGGCAACTGCTGAGCCAATTGGCGACTTCACCCACCCACCTGTCCATTGATGTGCTCTGGGCGATCTACTGGGCGATGTTTCAGTGCCAACAGGAAATGGCCAGGTTCCTGAACAGCGCGGCGGCTATCGAAGATCTGTTGAACGGCCGGTTCAGCGCCTACGTCGAGCACTGGCTCGGGGGCTGGGCGTCCAAACAGATTCCACAATTCGGCTACCCTATGTCCCACTCTTTCCTTGGCACGCTGCAACTGGCGGGTAAGCCGGAAGAAAGCCGTTTAGGGGCCGACCTTGGCGTCATTATTTCTTTGAACATTGGTGGTCTGGTCTGTCGCAAAGCCGTGCTTTTGCAGGCCAAACGGGCAAAGGACTGGGTCGCCGATGTTGGCAGTAAAAAAGGCCAGCTACCCAAGCTGTCCAAGTTGCCGCGGGGCGGTTACTACCTGTTTTATCACGAGTCTGCGAACCTGCAATTGGCCACTGCGGTTCCAACGGTCAGCTCTGCTCAAGCGTTGGAGCAGCTGTTGCTCACGGCGGGCAAAAACCCGGATGGCACCTACCTGCCCATCGACGTGCGTGAGACGGGTTGGGATTGGGCGAGCTTTATGAGTTTTGGCCTGTGTGACGCCAATTCGGAGATCGGTGAGCCGTTCGACACCATTGATGACGCGCTGCGGATTCTGGGCAGTGGCGAGACCGGCGCGCTGCCCCTTCGGCTGTTCGTGGTCGCTATCGAGGATGAACCGTACGTTCGTGAGATGGCGCAGCGTGTGCGTGAGCGCTACGTAGACCTGCAAGAGCCGCTGACCAAGAAAGAAAGGAAACAGTTGGACGGGAATGAGCGTGGCCATAGCCACGGTATGTGAAGCGTCAAGGACCTGCCTGCCGTGTGCCTGAGAGCACCGGGGCTGCGAGCTAACCGCGCTCGCAGCCCTGGTTTTTTACGCGGTACCGAACCCGACCAGCACCGTCAGCGCCCCTTGGTTATCCCCCAGCCCAATTCCATACCGCCCCTCCAGATCATCGTTGATGCACAACTGCAATTCCCCCGTCTGCCCCGCTGGAATCTCGGCCAGATCCCCCACCAGGAACGGCATCCCGCTGCTGCCCACGCGGCCGATCAGCGCGCCTTCGTTCGCACCGGGCAAGGTGTAGCCCGCCTTGGCGATCAACCCCGGGCTGCCGTTGCCATCGACCATGCCGCCCACCGGGCTGGCCAGCCATTTACCACTGACATAGCGCACCAGGCGCGGGCTCGGACCGCTGACCTGCACACCGGTGCCTTGCCACGGTTGGTTGGCCTGCACTTGCACGGTCACGGCTTTGAGGTCATTGCACAGGGTGTCGCCGGCCTGGATCGACAGCGCGGCGATGGTCAGGCTCGGGTTGGACGTACCCGTGGTGGGGAACACACCATCGCCCACCAGGAACAGGTTGCTGTGGTCCCAACTGCGCTGGTACTTGTCGACCACCGAGGTGGTCGGATCGGCGCCCATGCGGTAGGTGCCCATCAAGTGCCCGGCGCCCTGGAACGAATAGGACTCGCCTTGGTACGTGAACACCCCAGGCGGGATATCGGCG
The genomic region above belongs to Pseudomonas sp. S35 and contains:
- the mexE gene encoding multidrug efflux RND transporter periplasmic adaptor subunit MexE, with translation MEQSLKHLRFPLAILAVVVMSACGKAPDQAAAMPAAKVSVAKVLEQPVNEWDEFTGRLEAPETVQIRPRVSGQIDQVAFTEGALVKKGDLLFQIDPRPFQAEVRRLEAQLAQTKAAATRSDNEAQRGERLRQSNAISAELADSRTTAAQEARAAVAGIQAQLDLAKLNLSFTRVSSPISGRVSRAEITAGNLVTADTTALTSVVSTDKVYAYFDADERVYLKYTELARQGRRGATTPVYLGLSNETGNPHLGQMNFVDNQVNPATGTIRGRAVFDNSKGEYTPGLYARLKLVGSGTYSAVLINDEAVGTDLGKKFVLVMDGDKPAYRAVELGPKIEGLRIVRSGLNKDDTIIVKGLQRVRPGSPVAPETIPMASQETLAALAQQRQALEASNLEQVAPEKTAPKLAAVASPRG
- a CDS encoding TolC family protein, translated to MSVKVFLPSLLVLALSACAVGPDYKTQTPEAANITAAADAKQYDHAKFEGIWWQQFEDPTLNQLVTQSLQGNRDLRVAFARLRAARAIRDDASNDAMPTITSRVSSDQGKGQIPGQTTSRVKTERYDLGLDMAWELDLFGRIQRNLEASDADQQAAEADLYQLQVSMIAELVDAYGQLRGAQLREKIALDNLKNQQESRTITVSLRDAGVGDQLDVERADARLAAVEASVPQLQAEQVRERNRIATLLGQRPDKLTVDLSPKDLPAIAKALPIGDPGQLLQRRPDILSAERKLAAATARIGVAKADLFPRVSLSGFLGFTAGRGSQIGSSAANAWALGPSITWAAFDLGSVRARLRGADAEADGALATYEQQVLLALEESENAFSDYGKRQQRLISLIRQSESSRAAADLAAIRYREGTVDFLVLLDAQRERLAAEDSQAQAEVDLYRGIVAIYKALGGGWKPDTVVATAK
- a CDS encoding IS256 family transposase — translated: MPTKKKPAREALRDLPSIPKELIDQFVSGPMSAEAIQDASMAFKKALIERALGAELGHHLGYPQGAERPEESSNQRNGKSGKTVLTDDGPLRLDIPRDRDGSFAPILIPKHERRFTGFDDKIIAMYARGMTVREIRAFLSEQYGTDVSHDFISSVTDAVLEEVTAWQQRPLEPMYPVIFFDALRVKIRDEGLVRNKAIYLALGVLPDGTRDILGIWIETTEGAKFWMKVFNDLKTRGVEDVLIAVTDGLKGMPEALSAVFPETTLQTCIVHLIRNSLDYAPWDKRRELAKALKPIYQALNVDAAEQALLAFEAGPWGKQYPTVVSAWKRAWDRVIPFFVFPPAIRKVIYTTNAIESINAQLRKIIKTRGHFPTDEAATKLIWLALRNITANWGSAAHDWKSAMNQFSILYGDRFIRPTW
- a CDS encoding efflux RND transporter permease subunit: MNFSKFFISRPIFAAVLSLLILIAGAISLFQLPISEYPEVVPPTVVVRANFPGANPKVIGETVAAPLEQAITGVENMLYMSSQSTADGKLTLTITFALGTDLDNAQVQVQNRVTRTQPKLPEEVTRIGITVDKASPDLTMVVHLTSPDQRYDMLYLSNYAILNIKDELARLGGVGDVQLFGMGDYSLRVWLDPNKTASRNLTATDVVTAIREQNRQVAAGALGAQPAPSDTSFQLSVNTQGRLVTEEEFENIVIRAGANGEITRLKDIARVELGSSQYALRSLIDNQPAVAIPIFQRPGSNAIDISNDVRAKMAELKKSFPAGMDYRIAYDPTIFVRGSIEAVVHTLFEALILVVLVVILFLQTWRASIIPLVAVPVSLIGTFAVMHLFGFSLNALSLFGLVLAIGIVVDDAIVVVENVERNIELGLAPFPATEKAMSEVTGPIIATALVLCAVFIPAAFISGLTGQFYKQFALTIAISTVISAFNSLTLSPALAAVLLRGHDAPKDRFSKFLDKLFGGWLFRPFNRFFDKASHGYVGTVRRVIRGSGIALFVYAGLMVLTFFGFAHTPTGFVPAQDKQYLVAFAQLPDAASLDRTENVMKRMSEIALKQPGVEAAIAFPGLSINGFTNSPNSGIVFVTLKPFDERKDPSMSAGAIAGALNGQYANIEEAYMAIFPPPPVQGLGTIGGFRLQIEDRGNLGYDELYKEVQNVITKSHGVPELFGLFTSYTVNVPQVDAAIDREKAKTHGVAISDIFDTLQVYLGSLYANDFNRFGRTYQVNVQAEQQFRQDSDQIGQLKVRNNKGEMIPLATFIKVSDTSGPDRVMHYNGFITAEINGNAAPGYSSGQAQVAIEKLLKDELPNGMTYEWTDLTYQQILSGNTALFVFPLCVLLAFLVLAAQYESWSLPLAVILIVPMTLLSAITGVIISGGDNNIFTQIGLIVLVGLACKNAILIVEFAKDKQEEGLDPLAAVLEACRLRLRPILMTSFAFIMGVVPLVLSSGAGAEMRHAMGVAVFSGMIGVTFFGLLLTPVFYVLIRRYVERSEARKAAKALKLETQQ